Proteins co-encoded in one Candidatus Curtissbacteria bacterium genomic window:
- a CDS encoding glycosyltransferase family 4 protein, whose protein sequence is MKIGIDARFVGPQGTGLGKYTEKLIENLKEIDKKNNYLIFLRRQNLNFLDFSKNKNFEKVLADVPWYTIEEQIKLPKIFTAQNLDVLHVPHFNAPIFYKGKKIVTIHDLIHHNFKESASTTKNPVIYRIKRFAYKKIISDAIYKSTKIIAPSNFVKEEIIKTFKVNPEKIVVTYEAAEDTYFSPEKSASVLKKYKIKTPFILYVGNAYPHKNLKNLLKAFAILVNSSRSTVHSSSKTVNREPTTDNLQIVIVCARDVFTKRLQKKIDDMHLTEWVTLTGYIEAEDLVKVFKSAEAYVFPSLSEGFGIPGLNAMAAGIPVASSNIKTLKEIYGPAALYFNPNDVTEIKEKIHQIITSQKTKDDLIKKGSEQVKKYSWRKMAEGTLAVYESI, encoded by the coding sequence ATGAAAATTGGAATCGACGCGAGATTTGTTGGCCCGCAAGGAACAGGGCTGGGAAAATACACCGAAAAATTAATTGAAAATTTAAAAGAAATAGACAAGAAAAATAACTACTTAATTTTCTTAAGGAGACAAAACTTAAACTTTCTGGATTTTTCGAAAAATAAGAATTTTGAAAAAGTTTTGGCAGACGTCCCTTGGTACACAATAGAGGAACAAATAAAACTCCCTAAAATATTTACTGCGCAAAATCTAGACGTGCTCCACGTTCCGCATTTCAATGCTCCAATCTTTTACAAAGGGAAGAAAATCGTAACAATCCACGACCTTATTCATCACAACTTCAAAGAATCCGCGTCGACGACGAAAAACCCTGTAATTTACAGGATTAAAAGATTCGCGTATAAAAAAATCATCAGTGACGCGATTTACAAATCCACAAAAATCATTGCCCCCTCCAACTTTGTAAAAGAGGAAATCATAAAAACCTTCAAGGTTAATCCGGAGAAAATTGTCGTTACTTACGAAGCGGCGGAAGATACGTACTTCAGCCCGGAGAAATCAGCATCCGTCTTAAAAAAATATAAAATCAAGACTCCTTTCATTCTTTATGTCGGCAACGCGTATCCTCACAAGAATTTGAAGAACCTTTTAAAAGCGTTTGCCATTTTAGTTAACAGTTCACGGTCTACAGTTCACAGTAGCTCAAAAACCGTCAACCGTGAACCGACAACCGACAACCTTCAAATCGTAATCGTTTGCGCGAGAGACGTTTTTACCAAAAGGCTCCAGAAAAAAATTGACGATATGCATTTAACGGAATGGGTCACCTTAACAGGCTATATCGAAGCTGAAGACCTCGTTAAGGTTTTTAAAAGCGCGGAAGCTTATGTGTTTCCTTCACTTTCAGAAGGTTTTGGTATTCCCGGTCTTAACGCAATGGCAGCCGGTATCCCAGTCGCATCCTCGAATATCAAAACGCTAAAGGAAATCTACGGCCCGGCAGCGCTTTACTTTAATCCAAATGATGTGACAGAGATAAAAGAAAAAATCCACCAAATAATAACCTCACAAAAAACAAAAGACGATTTAATAAAAAAGGGAAGCGAACAAGTAAAAAAATATTCCTGGCGCAAAATGGCCGAAGGAACCCTAGCTGTTTACGAGTCTATCTAA